The Fusarium oxysporum f. sp. lycopersici 4287 chromosome 1, whole genome shotgun sequence DNA segment GCCGCTTCATGTGACAAACATTAGCTACTTTACCCTCAGTCTTATCATGTAAAACCCTTCACTATGGCTGTGCCGAGTGTTACTAGCGACAATTTCCTCGCCGTTGCTCTTGTAGTCAATCGCTCTCGCGATGGCCCAGCATTTGTGTTCCACTACCCCGCAAACATTGAACCTCATTCCAAGTCAAGTTCTTCCACAGGTGCCGAGCTTGAGGATATTCTTCTTGAACGGCTGTCGCAGCAGAGCTTCTCGGATGTTGCTGACGACGTACCTCTCCCTAAGCAGGGACGCAACGCAGACGAGCACTCTTTTACTGAATCTGGATCTCAGATTGTTCCATGGGAACGTGTTGCAGGCTTCCCTGCTCGCGATCTTGCGGGCATTCTAACTCCCGCCCGCCCCTATCACAAGAAACTCTTTCAACTATCATTAGATCCACTATATTGTGTATCTTATCCTATCCATGTTCCCGAAAATGGCAGATGGAAGAAGCCGAAGAAGACATCCCGCGCTGATAAGCGCTCTGCGTACAACGAAGAACAACCAGCGCCTCATGAGGTCGATCCTCCATCTGCAGGAAAGGCGCCTGAGCAACCTGTAGAGgaaaaggatggcaagaaggaagacGGTAAGGACAAGGACGATGAGAAACGCAGTTCCATGACCATGTTTAacctcgtcttcatccttAACCCTAGCAGCAACGAAGTTAAGGATGTCGTTGAATCCATATACGACCACATTATAAAGAAGGTTAGCAAGGCCTTCAAATACAGCCAGCAACATAGCGAGTTTGTGTGGAAAGAGTCGAAACGAATACTTGTCGCCAAAGATAAGGCGCGAGAGGAGCGTATGTTCTACTCaaaactttattaagttaCTCACAATTAAATATTGATCAGGGAAACGAATGAGTGTTCTTTGGAAAGAAATACTTCAGAGCTCATCACTGGCCGCTGCCATGCACGATATATATGAGGCAGTGTCTCAAAACAAGATCGCCGCTCTGCATCTCGATACTGCAGCTGGCTCTCTGACCCCTTCGGTTCAGATTCCTATTCCTTTCTACATCGATGACCTCCCTCAGGGCGAAGAGGGGACCCAGCGTGGCCTTTGGCTCACGACCGCGAATACTTTCATCAGTCAAGATGCCCTCGAGGAGCCTGGCTTTCTTGATCGCAACTTTGCTCTACTGCTcactgatgatgaaaagaaaaTCATCGCCGAGCTCCAAGCTGACCCAGACCCAACTACAGCCTCAATGGTTGAGTTTGTACGGCTGTCAAAGCCAACACAATCGTATGTGACTCACTACATCTGATCCCGGCCCTTCACTTAGCTCAACATGTCTATAGATTCTACCAAGTTGGTCAAAGCAACATCTTGACTCTAGGTCAAGTGCGAAAATATGCTCAACATTTTATATTCTGGCGTCGTGCCATTGCTATCCCTCCCCTTCACGCCAAGGATCAATATATATTATCCCCCAATAGTGACCTATCCCGTCTTCCTCTCGACACTTTAGAATGGCAGAGAGCATTCCCCTTAGCTCCACCGCTCCCGAATTTTCTCGCTGAGCTCTCTCAAGCACCCCGTCCATACAAGCAGTTTTCGCCTAGCAAAGCCCACCGCCCGACCTATCTTCTTATGCTTTCCTGGCTCATGCGTCGCGGTTGGGTGACCCAACTCTGTACATTTGCCTACGTCGTCGTCTGGCCTGAAATCATGTACGAGGTCGAGTACGAGATGGAAGCTGAGGAGCTCCGTGCCGCGGCGGATACAGATGCGAATAAAAGCAAAGAAAAGGAGGCCAAAGACGATGCCTCTACGTTTACCTCGGCCCCACGCACCTCCGAGTCTTCCGAAGGTCACTCCGGCACTGACGGCTCTCATGTTCCCACCGTTGCCGAGCAGGCCGCAGAGAAAGCCCGTCTCGAGCGGATTGCCTCCAAAGCCCAGCGCGACGCCGCTGAAAGGCGACAGCACATGCCCGTAAGCCTGTCCCAGTCGCAACGGTACACCCCTCTGTAAACGACCACCCGCATCTCCAAGGCTTGACACCTCACATCATCCTCGATGCCAAAAAGGCCACCGGCAAGGAATCACGCTACCTGTCGGCCATCGCTCGTCGTTTCAGCGACGAAAAATTAGCAAACAGTTGGCAGGTTATGTGCAAGTATTTTGATGGCCGGTGTGCCTTGGAACGCATCGCTTTACAAGAGGATATGAAGCGGAAGTTGGTATGGAACACACTAACAGCTATGGGCGAGTATTTGCTCTGCACCCGTCATTGGTGACCCAGCTGGCTAAGTTTCCCGTGGCAGGCTACCAGACTTTTGTGTATAGATGTCGAGATGTGGTCATGGATAGAAACATATATAATGATAAGTATCTCGCTTGTGGTATCTAGGCAATAAAAAGCAACGAAACAGCTGCAAAACTGCAGCACGCACAATAAGTTAGAGCACTCCTCCAGCCCAGTAAAGGATCTAACTTCCATTCGCCTTGTTACCAAAACTTGGGCAAAAAGAGCACCGTGCATATTAGACTGTAAGGGGAAAAGTAGGAGTGGAGAGAAGTGAAGTTTCCTAAACCAGAGACATTCGAGATTTGACCTTGCATCCATTCATTAACTGCCTCCTAGACTTAATGCATAAATTGACCCAAGGTATCGTAACatgaaaaaaagaagaaaatcaacatcaacaaccagCCCACCTTCGAAAGGAGAAAAATAAGAAGCAAACCCAGCAAGTGTTAACACCTTCAGCACAAGGAAATATTTCGGACATGCCCCTGTAATCCTATATAATACGGTTAGGCACAAGCCTTCTGCACCCCAAAACGAAACGAAAAAAGACAACACCGAGAGAATGCCAAAACACCGAGAGATCACGCCCCTTGAACTGCCCTGCATTGTAATGCTCGGTCAAGGAGGATAGTGACATgcaatgatgagaatgatgcCAGTACCACATACCGGAAACGCCAACACCTGAAGGAAGCAAAAGAGGACACCCAGCGAATGTAGTTCTGGTCTGCGCTCGAAGAGACATGCTCCAAAAGACCGAATAGGGTGGGTTAGAAAAATGCTCACGTTACTGCGTAAGATCCATGTCATattcatcctcttctttgaAATTGACTGAAGCGTGGCCACTGTTGTTGTCATCCGGATCATGCCAAAATTGGTTGGTGTCATTCAAGTCGAGGTTGTCATCCGGGCTGATGGCAACAGGATCGAGACTGCCTCCTCCGCCTGACAAAGAGTCGCCCCGATAATCGGTGTGGTGAGGAACTCGCAGACCAGATCCAGCTGTTCGCGAGTAAGAGAAAGTACCGTTCTCACTCTTTGTTATAGCATCCATGAGCTCGGTCTGCATCCGCCGCTCATCTTCTGTCATCTCAAAGGGGAAGTGCCCACCCAGTTCAGCGATAGtgttcatcatctcctcctgCTGTTGAAGTTTAAGGTGGAGCATCCACATGAGATCTCGCGTCCAACTGACGGCGCCGTTGAGAATATCGCCCTTGTTGGGacccttgtccttgtcctcgATAGGGAGACCTGTCGTAATATTACCTGCAGTGTTTCCAGTGGCTCTTCGAGCTCCTGGTCCGGCGAGGCCAGACGTTGCTTGAGGGCTCGCGATTCCAGTCAATGATGGAGAGAGAGGTGTCCCGTTCTGGATAAGCTTTCggatcttctcatcctccagACGGTGAGTGGGGACGAGTCGGCTAAGATCCTGAATCCTTTCGTTGATGTTGTCTCGTCGACGACGTTCAACAAGGTTGTGAGACTCTCGCCGCCGTTTCCTCTTCATTTCCTGAGAGGAAACGGCGTTTGAAGCGACACCAAGCTTCGCAGGCATCGAAGTACCACCCTTCATCATAACCTCACTGATTTGA contains these protein-coding regions:
- a CDS encoding hypothetical protein (At least one base has a quality score < 10), with amino-acid sequence MAVPSVTSDNFLAVALVVNRSRDGPAFVFHYPANIEPHSKSSSSTGAELEDILLERLSQQSFSDVADDVPLPKQGRNADEHSFTESGSQIVPWERVAGFPARDLAGILTPARPYHKKLFQLSLDPLYCVSYPIHVPENGRWKKPKKTSRADKRSAYNEEQPAPHEVDPPSAGKAPEQPVEEKDGKKEDGKDKDDEKRSSMTMFNLVFILNPSSNEVKDVVESIYDHIIKKVSKAFKYSQQHSEFVWKESKRILVAKDKAREERKRMSVLWKEILQSSSLAAAMHDIYEAVSQNKIAALHLDTAAGSLTPSVQIPIPFYIDDLPQGEEGTQRGLWLTTANTFISQDALEEPGFLDRNFALLLTDDEKKIIAELQADPDPTTASMVEFVRLSKPTQSFYQVGQSNILTLGQVRKYAQHFIFWRRAIAIPPLHAKDQYILSPNSDLSRLPLDTLEWQRAFPLAPPLPNFLAELSQAPRPYKQFSPSKAHRPTYLLMLSWLMRRGWVTQLCTFAYVVVWPEIMYEVEYEMEAEELRAAADTDANKSKEKEAKDDASTFTSAPRTSESSEGHSGTDGSHVPTVAEQAAEKARLERIASKAQRDAAERRQHMPVSLSQSQRYTPL
- a CDS encoding hypothetical protein (At least one base has a quality score < 10), translating into MAQHGFNQFGNGHSGASIDPNDLAMSGGYSPSFNNFNSNSGNGTNGFTNSSAMFDDDELLDGLNAPPVTQSGISGQGQDFSGLSMGGFSQNAFPHRNSGLQIDQSHMNGYSSTPDGDPIQSPFNTGFNTQYRQMQGHSLGTSLHSPLSYNESPLAGAMNADSNDPNFLNAKARARMSQQMQRKTSNSRSPMSPMTPKTATLHGMTIGSQESPGFGGQAMKSANGQWLNTPAGSIPASYNSGYSSPMQPGMNQISEVMMKGGTSMPAKLGVASNAVSSQEMKRKRRRESHNLVERRRRDNINERIQDLSRLVPTHRLEDEKIRKLIQNGTPLSPSLTGIASPQATSGLAGPGARRATGNTAGNITTGLPIEDKDKGPNKGDILNGAVSWTRDLMWMLHLKLQQQEEMMNTIAELGGHFPFEMTEDERRMQTELMDAITKSENGTFSYSRTAGSGLRVPHHTDYRGDSLSGGGGSLDPVAISPDDNLDLNDTNQFWHDPDDNNSGHASVNFKEEDEYDMDLTQ